tttgTGGCATCGCCGCCAAACCGCACCAGCGAGAACTCCGTCTCCACAGCGCCGGGATCGATCTCCATCACCCGGATCTTGGTGCTGATTAGCTCCTTCCGGATTGCTTGGGTGAAGCTCCGCACAGCGGACTTTGTCGCGCAGTAGATGCTACCCCCAGGATAGCTCTCAATCCCAGCTATCGATCCAACCTGCACAATGTCCCCACTATTCCTCTCCTTCATCCCCCGAATCACCGTCTGTGTCATCTTGATCAGCCCCAAAACGTTTGTTGCAAACATCTCCTCAACATCTTTATCCCTAATGTTTCCAGCGTGCTCAACTCCCAACGCCTTCCCAGCATTGTTCACTAACACGTCGATGTCACGATAATCGGatggaagagctgcaaagaacgcgtcgatcgtTGCTCTATCGCTGACATCGAGTTGTGCAGTGTGCACTTGGGCCCCACTTTGCTTTAATTGCCGGCTCAGTTCTGCCAGTCTGTCGGCCCTTCTGGCCGCCAGCACTAGCCTGATGTTGCCTCCGGCTGCTTCGACAAACTCACGTGCAATGGCTTCGCCAATGCCCGCAGATGCCCCAGTGATGAGCActgttttttgttcaaGATTTGCCTGTGCTTGTGGTCCCAATGACATGTGGTTCTGGTTTAAGTTGcaattaaaaataaattgttTATTAATAATTTAAAGCAACCATTTACGTAATCTTTAGTCCGAGCATCAGATAACTACGTTGAGTCCTGCAACGGGTAGCGTCACGCTCTTGTCTGTCAATGGTACTTGCAGCAATGTTCCCCTTTTTACCAAGGTCTTGGTTAAGTACACTTTTTACTGCGACGAATTCAGCGCACTCTGCAAGTTTCCCACAGTTCCAGAGGACACTGGCACGTGCTTGTATCTGCTCGTCTCAACGCCAACGCCCCAGAACTCGTCAGTGTCGTCCACTTTGCCAAATCCACCTCCTCCCGGAGTCAGCACCTTCACGATGTCCCCCTTTCGAATCGCAATTTCAGCAAGGGACGGCAACTGAATCCATTGAATGGTCCCACCACCCCTGTTTCTTCCAAGATAGTTCTCTCCTTTctttccattttctccCCCGTAAACTCCCCAGGGAGCAAAAACGCGGCGTTGTGTAACCAACGACACGTGAACAGGTGAGGAGAATTGGATTTCTCTAATCAGACCGTTACCCCCATTCCATTTACCACGTCCGCCACTGTTCTCGCGAATACAGTACTGAAGTAGAAGACAGGGATACCTTTGCTCCAGAATCTCCGGGTCTGTGATCTTTGTGTTTGTCATGTTCGTCTGCGTTCCTGAGAATCCGTGGAATCCAACCCTAATGCCGTCTTGGTCCACTATACCAGCACAGTTGCCCTGTCCGATGGTTTCGGTGTATCCAAAGCCCTTGACAAGCTCACCCTTCTCGTTTTCACCACCTGAGCCAAAGTTGAGGCCGTTCATGCACCCTCCCGTAGCTGAGGTTACACCAAAGGCCTTAAACAAACAGTCTGTAACCCTTTGTGATGTCATGCCGTTGCCtgcacaaacagcagcaaatcTGCTTGGGTTAATTAGCGAGTTTTCTGGAATAACCAGTGTACAAGGATCCAAGCAACCCTGGTTCAGTGGGATATCAAGATTGACTAGACATCTGAGAACATAGATGACTGCAGAAGCCGTGACAGACTTGGGAGCATTCAAGTTGCTATAGGATTCAAGGGATGTTCCAGTGAAATCAAAGACGGCAGATCCGTCTTGTGGGCTGATGTCAATTTTCACCTGCACTTGTGTTCCATCGTCAAGGAAGTCAATGGCAGTCAACGGCACTCTGTCAGCGTTTTCGCTAGCGAACTTCATTAAAAATTTCCGCACTCCCATTTCAGCAGTCTTTTTCACATTTCGCATATAGAACAGAACGGTTTCGCTTCCATACTCGTTGAACAGTTCCTTTAAAAGATTGATACCACGCTGGTTGGATGCGATCTGAGCTTTCAAATCTGAAATGTTATCATCGATGTTTCTTGTTCCGGAAACGCCATGCTTTCTTGGTGCCACGTTAAAATGATAGTTAAGCCCTTCGTAGTCCAGCTTTCCTCTTTCCACAATTTTCCATGTTTCAATGTTGACACCTTCCTCGTAAATCTCTCTGGCGtaggacgacgaggacccAGGGGCGGAACCACCAATCTCCGAATGGTGTGCTCTGGCCGCGACCACAAACTGGATCTTGTTCTCGTAAAACACTGGAGAAATCACTGTAATATCCGGAAGGTGGGTTCCACCGACGCTTGGAGAGTTTGTGCACAAAATGTCGCCTTCATGAAGGTCGCTATTCCAATACTCAAGCTGGTATTTGATAGCACTAGACATGGAACCGAGATGGACCGGCACATTGGGGGCATTTGCTGTTAAGTTTCCTTCATTGTCAAATAAAGCACAGGAGAAATCTAGTCGTTCTTTGATGTTGGCACTCACAGCTATTTTTTGCAATGTACGAGCCATGTCCTCTGCAATGGACATGAATCTATTGCTAAAGATCGAAAGCTGGATGGGATCAATATAGTCGGTACTGATCTGACTTTTTGACTCCACATTGACGTCCAAGACAACGTGTCTTGGAAGAATGGTGGCAGAGGCATCGGGGGTCACCACTATGGTTTGCGTCTCATCCAAAATAAGTGCCGGACCAGCTACCACAGTTCCAGGGGccagtttctccaaaagatACACGTTGGAGTCAAGAACGCCTTCGTCAAAAACAATAGGAGTGgttttttcttcaattCCGGACTCAACAGCAACTTTTGCAACTGAGGCATAGTCTTTATATGGAGATCTTTCATTTGTTTCGCCAAATGTATTCCCAGTGCTTCTAACTCTGACATCGGTAATCAGAACAGCCTTATCGTAATCATTAAAAGCAAACTCTCTTTCGTGGGTCTCATAAAACACCGACAGAAAATCGTCATCTACTGGCCGTGCAACCATGATTTTGGTATCCGAGCCCTTATAGCCCATGTTAAGATAGACGGTCGAGAATACAGTCGCTGGGTTAACACCTTGagcctccagctccatgAGAGctttctccttcaacttTTCTGCCTCTTTGATTAATTCATTTCTTGCGGTGTCAGAATAAACTTTTGCACACGGAATCTGCTGCTCGTTGACGACATCTGCTAAAGATATACCATACGCGGATAAGATGGACGAGTGCTTGTGAATAAGCACCTTCTTGATTTTTAAAATTTTGGCAATCGATGCGGCGTGCTGTCCTCCAGCGCCACCAAAAGAAGCCATAGAATGAGCAGATGCGTCGTGCCCTTTGGCTTCAGTCAACTCTCTAATTGGCTTTGCCATTTGGTAGTTGGCGACTTTCAAAAATCCAAGGGCAATTTCATGAGGAGTTTTGGGGAAGCCAGGATTGTCTTCGTTGATGATGTGCGCTAGTTGCTCAAACTTCTTTTTGGTGATGGCATAGTCCAAAGGTTCATTTTCGCCGGGACCGAAAATTTGGGGGAAAAATTCAGGCAAAATTCTCCCTGTGAATAAATTAGCGTCCGTCACGGTCAATGGTCCGCCTTTCTTGTAGCATGCAGGACCTGGATGAGCAGAAGCAGATTCAGGCCCGACTTTGAACACACCATTGACATATTCAAGAATGGAACcgcctccagcagcgactgTATTGATATCTAACTGGGGAGCAGCGATATTGATCCCAGCGGTGATGGACTCAAACGAGAATTCGAATTCGCCTGCATATCTCGAGACGTCTGTTGATGTTCCTCCCATATCAAATCCAATCACAGGAATCTtgttgtcgtcgtcgtaaCACGTTTTTGCCTCACCAACAACACCTCCAGCAGGTCCTGAAAGCAGTGAACGGAGTCCCGAAAAGTTTCTCCAGGAGCACAGTCCACCATCAGATTGCATGAACTCGACTCTCGTATGTTTCTCAAAACCCGGCTCAAACCCGGCTAAAAAACTGTCAATATATTCCTTGACTATAGGAGTCAAATAGGCATCGACAACCGTTGACTGCCCTCTGGGAAGCGTTTTGATGACTGGCAGCAGCTCATGAGAAAGCGAAACAtttccaaatccaaggCTTTTAGCGATCTCTCCGGCACGCTTTTCGTGCTCCTGGTAATTGTAGCCGTGTATAAAAACAATAGCAACAGAATTTATACCTTCGTCTTTCAGTTTTATAAGATCGTGAGTCAATTGTTCAGTGTCCAAAGGCTTGATGATCTCAAACACTTCTCTTGTTTTGCCCTCAACATACTTTTGGCCATCCAGAAGATCGCGTGCATCATAGCCAGTTGGGTCAACCAAGAATGCTGGCATAGTGACACGCTCATCTGCTTCCACTACCTTTTCGAAGAGAACACCTGGCTTCACAATGTTTAGCGCGAACAGGTCTGGCCGCGATTGATCTCCAATATGAAGCAAATCTTTAAAACCCTTGGTAGTCACCAAAGCACATCTTGACCCTTTGCGTTCCAGAAGGGCGTTGGTTGCCACTGTGGTTCCTAGCCGAATTGAGGAAATGGAGGAAGTATCGAGGAGTTGGTTTCTGGGTATAGTTTTGCCAGATGTCAGTTCCAAAACTCTTCTGATACTTTCAATGTTTGCGTCTTTGTAATTTGAAGGATCAACCGATAAAAGCTTGAACGTGCCTTCCTTCTTCCCGACTTTGTATATCACGTCGGTGAAGGTTCCACCACGGTCAATAGCTATACTGATACCTGTTTCATATACTGTCATGCTGTAGATATTGAATAGCCGGAAAATGTCccagcaggagctggattATTTAATATATTTAAGCTGATAAAGCTGATAGCTAAAGATAAGTAGGCAGCTCGTGACGAGCGGAAAACAATAGCGCCGCGCGGGTTAatcaatatttttcaaggcAGGTCGAGACGAGCTAACGCGATCGTTGGAAATAATTTCTTTTGGTTATTCAGATAACCAACTAACATTATCGAGTCACTTTATCTTGAGCTTCCCCGGATCGACAATGAGTATTTTAAGTTGACTAATTGTCCTTCATCGCTTATcactttttcaaaatgacTTCGACCGATTTGCCTGAAAAAGATGCCTTTTTGGCGGTTACCACTCAAAAATCAATCGTTGATGATCCTAGTGCAGACAAAGctcttcaatttcttgctGAGCATGCCGGTAAGTTTGAAGAGCTTACTCCTGCCGAGGAAAAATGGGCCATTAGGAAGACCGACTTGATTCTACTGCCAACACTCTTCTTCACTGCAACCATGGGTGCAGTTGACAAAGTGTCTCTCAGTACGGCCGCCATATTTGGATTTAAGACCGATAACAACCTGGTTGGACAGCAGTACTCCTGGCTGGGATCTATCATATTTATAGGTTCTCTCGTCGGGATGTGGCCAATGTCTTATTTATTGCAGAGGTTCAGAATCGGCAAGGTTATtgcctgctgctcgttAGTCTGGTCTGCATCCACTCTTTTATTATGTGCCTGCCACGAGTTTATTGGTCTTGCTACTCTTCGCTGTCTGATGGGTCTTGTTGAGTGTGCGATTGTCCCTGGTTGCTCGCTGATGATTGCTAGCTTTTATCTGAAATCTGAGTCCCCTCACCGCACAGCATTCATTTTTATGTTTGCATCGTCAGTGATCAACGGGGCTCTGTCTGCTCTTGCCACAACTTTTGGTAGCGCAATACCTACTTGGAAGTACATCTACCTCCTGGTTGGTTCTATCTCTTTCGTGTGGTCCTGCGTTATCTTTTGGTTCTTACCAGACTCTCCAATCAACGCCAAATTTTTGACCGAGCGCGAGAAGGTCTTTATGGTGAAACGTGTTGCTGATAATGCCACCGGTGTTGAGAACAACTCATGGAAATGGGAGCAAGTAAAGGAGGCGTTTTTAGACGTGCGAGTCTACTTGATTATGCTTTTCAACTTTGGTATTAACATTCCTAATGGTGGATTGAGCACTTACAACTCCATCATCATTAACAACTTGGGTTTTACTCCGGTCAAGTCTGCTCTTATGGGTATTCCTACTGGTGTGATTGCTTCTCTCGCAACTTTCTTTTTCACCTGGCTTGGAGCTCGCTGGAAGAACAGGAGATGCCTGGTTTCTGTTATTTCCTTGATTATTCCACTGATTGGGTCTATCATTCTCTACGCAGTTGATCAAACAAAAGTTGGTCCTCAACTATTAGGTCTCTACCTAATGTACTTCTACTTTGCACCATATGTTGTCATGATGTCCTGTGTTCAAGCAAACACTTCTGGAAGCACCAAAAAATCTGTCACATATGGCTTCAACTACCTTGGTTACTGTGGGGGAGCTATTACGGGTACACAAACGTTCAGGAGCAACCAGGCACCCAAATACACTGGCGGATTCATCTCGATGATTGTGGCCTATTGCGTGTGTATCCTATTGTCTGCTCTTTACTGGGTCACGTGTGCGATCATGAACCATAACAAGAGAAAGGCTCTCGAAAAAATTCCGGAAGACACGCTGGACGTGTCTATCGAGGGAGTTGAGGATGAGAAGATGCTTGACTACACAGATAGACAGCAGCGCCACTTTTTCTATACTACTTAGTTTTATCTACAATTCCGACCAAAAAGTTTTAATCTCAGTTTATGCCGGTATCGAAATAAACTTCCAAGTATTTCAGCTCGTCTCgagcttctttttttccacatTCTTATCAGTACGCCAATATGTCTCGTACCATAAAAGTAAATGTATAAGAGGTGTTTTTGCTCGAATTTGAAATTGTTAACATGATCAACCCTGATTACTCCGTTCTGATTGTGGGCGCCGGTACCTTTGGTCTTTCCACAGCTCTACAACTACTTCGCAAAGGCCACAAAAACGTGACCCTCCTCGACCCGTATGCCATTCCATCCCCTCTTGCTGCAGGCAATGacataaataaaattttccaGTCAACTGTTAGTGACGAATTTTACTCTGAACTAGCTTTGGAGGCTCTGGAATTGTGGAGATCTGATCCCGTATACGAGCCAGCGTTCCACGAAGTGGGAATAGTGTACGGTGCTACAGGAgatgctgctgttgctgaaATCAATCAACGCTACAGCCGTCTCAATTCCAAAGGAGAAGATATTGACAGATTGCAAACACCAGAGGATTTTGCAAAGTTGATTCAATGGAAAGGAGATTTTGCAGATGATTTCAATTCCTTGGCTCTTGACTCGAGATTCAAATCTTGGAAGGGctattttcaaaaaagtAAATGTGGATGGACATTTGCAGCACTAGCTTTAAATAACGCTTGGAAAGAATGCGAACAGAAGGGAGCTCAGTTTGTTCAGGATGCTGCCGTAGAATTGCTCATAGAAGGGTTCAATTGTGTCGGAGTTCGCACATTATCGGGATCAATCTTGAAAGCTGACCGTGTCGTTATATGTGCTGGAGCAAATTCAACAAAATTACTCAATTACAAAGGCCAACTACTAGCCAAATGCTGGACTGTGGGTCACATAAAGCTTACCTCAGAGGAGGCTAAAGCGCTAAGAAACTCTCCTGTTCTTTTGAACCTAGATGAAGGGTTCCTCTTTGAGCCTGACGAAAATGGGATCCTAAAGTTTTGCAACGAGTTTCCAGGATACATAAATCAAGATGGAACTGAAAATATTTCGACGCCTCTTTATCGAAACCAGATCCCTGTCGAAGCCGAAAAGCAAATGAGAGGGTTTCTGAGGCAGGTGTTTCCCCAAATCAGCACGCGTCCCTTTGATGCTGCCAAAATTTGCTGGTGCACCGACACACCCGATCGTCATTTCTTAATCTGTGAGCATCCTAATATGAACGGCCTCATATTGGCAACTGGAGATTCTGGACAAGGATTCAAGTATATGCCCATAATTGGCCACTACATATCTGACCTCGTTATGAAAGGAGAATCGGGACTACCAGAAACCCATCGCAAAGcatggagctggagaccAGAGACAGCCGAGGGGAGAGATATATACAACCTTCAAGGGAGATTTGGCGGTTCAAACAAAATAAAGGATCTGAATGAGTTAAGCGATTGGACAAACTAATAATCATCTTACGCAAGACTCAATGTGCTTGCTTTACCTCGAATCATATCTCTCCAACGTATGTGGTCACACCCCAGATCTTTCTCCTTCCAAACACTCGTAACAACAGAACATGCGGTTCGGACGCTTCCAAGCTCTCTTGTCTTCTGCAAAGTGGTGAATGCATTCAGAACAAACCATCTGTCTTCGTCCGCCACTGTGGACACAATGCCGATGACAAATAACGGCCATAGCAGAGACATGTAGATGTCTGGGAGTGACCTCATCAGAGACACAATATGTTTAGAAATCTGCTGTGTATCTACGTGTCTCTTATGAAAGGATTTTGAGATTATTCCATCGTGCTGGTAGACGGCTTCTAAGTCAATCCTAGCAAATAAGTAGATGATAGCCGTTAGGCGTTTTATCTCGGCAATTGTTTCAATATAGTGCGCATCTTCATCACTGACTTCCGGAGTCGATTCGAATTCTTGGCAGAGTTCCTGAATTTCTCGATGCAGATGTTCGCGTCTGATCCAAACCTCTGTCTCAATTGCATCGCGACTAACTTGTGATGTTTCCAGCTCTAAGTCCTCATAGCATTTACCAAGCATGGAAATTCGATGAATTATTGAGATCAGATACGCGCTGCAGCcaagaacgagatcaaTTCGAGTGTCACCATCATTGCGAAGTGTTTCCAAATGAGGGTCATCGAAGATTGGTTGTGGTAATCTTGGAAGAGGCACGGAGTAGTTTGAATGGTTTTCCCCAACCCAGGCCGTTTCTCCCATCACCTCGTGGCTGATAAAGTACCTTGTGAAAAATTTGGACAACGGATTCTCGTTAGTGCGCATTCGAGTTTCTTTCAGTAACTCTTTTGCCTGGGCAAGATGCGTGGTCCACTGAGCTCCAGACCCGCAGTTTGAGGAAATCTCCTTGAAGCAGAGCATTATGATGGTTGCAAGAACCTCGTCCAAGTTATGTATATCTCTAATGGCGTGTGGAAGCTCCCCTAGCACCTGCTTTGTGTAGGTTTCAGAtatttcttcaaactctTTCTTTCCTAGAAGAAATAACTGGTACGCACTAGCGGCCAGGATCGAATTCAGCACCATTGCTGATCCTGCAGCCAGTGGAACAATTAGATAAAGGTAAGGATTTGTTTCGGGATTCAACTTATACCGAAACGAATCGATTGATTCAAGTGGGTGTGACGACAGCTTAGACTTTTCTGGATAACACACACAGACAGGGCAAATGGAGTTGATGAAGTATAAAAGAAGCTCGCGTTCTTGAGGCTCTAGGTTTGCAAGCGATGATTTGTTCTCAGGTTCCATCACAAACTCGCTGGGCGAACCTATGGAATAAGGATACTCAAATTCCTGTAATGCCCCCAGAAGAAAGGCATCTTCCGACGGTGTCGGCAAAGTACTAGGAAATGAGTGTGATTCCTGCGGACTGGGAAGTTGTTTGGGTGTTTGGGCAGGTATGCTCGCTGTTGCATCATCGCGCTCCATAATATTGGTAAAATCCTGTTTGGTTATATTAATGAATAAGGTTTTGGCGTTTTGCAAAGGTAGCCATGGTACGTGGTCGGATGCTACCCGCTGACTAAGAGTTTGTTCGTACTCCCCATTTACATTTTCGATCTGTTGCTGTTTGATCCTTTTATACTGTTCTGACCGACCAAATGCAATCCCTCGCACAAATGCATCCTGTTCCCATACCACCCTTTGATCGTACGCGCAAGCTCTGTCTAATCGCGCACAGTTGTTGCATCGCGGATGAGTTTCTTGAATTAGATCACATATCCATCACTTACCGTCACACTTCACGCGCCTCTGTCGACAAGTCAAACAGCCTTTGCGGCTTCGCTTATCCCTAGGCATTTTTGAGATTTTGCAATAGGGACTTGTGGGGAAAAATATGATAAAGATAATAATTTTCCTCAGCTCGTTTCGACCTTCCAAAATCTATCTATCCAAGATTTTAAGTTTTCACAGCCTTTATCTCTCCCTCCCGATTCAGGAAACTCCGCCGTTCACGTGATAGGCCTTATCTCCGgccaatattttttttcctcatGTCCATTACAGAGCTCTTTCCTGACGCCATCACAGACGGTGAGGGCACCACCTACATCCCCCTCAAAGACTCAAAGTATAGTAATGATTATACTGAGCATCTATTCTCTGCTAAACACCACGATTGGCGCGACGATTTCGTCAGAAACGGCTACGTCGTGATTAAGAATGCTATTCCACGACACCGCGCGCTTAAGTACCAGAAGGaagttttccagctggtaAATACATTCGCCAACGTTGACTTTGACGAACCCGCCTCATGGACAACAGAAACCCTGCCCTCCGTGCCGGGCAACATTTACAGCGGCCACGGACTCAACCACGAAAAAGTGTTCTGGGAAGCACGGCTTGAGCAGGGCGTTATCGATGCATTTGCGCATCTCTGGGGTACTAACCAGCTCCTTGTGTCCTACGATGGCTTTAATTTGACGCTCCCGGTTGAGCGAACTATCCAACCGTGGCCACATTTTGACCAGTCGCCGTATAAACGGGGCCTGCACTGTGCGCAGGGAATTATATGTTTGAGCGACCACAGTCCTTCTGACGGCGGTTTAGTTGTTTACCGAGGCTCCCATCTTTTGTTTgaggagtttttcaagactGTTCCTGATTGGGAAAAGAACGACTACGTTGAGCTGACTTCTTCGCAGCTCGCGTGGTTTACAGAGCGCGGATGTGAGGAGGTCAAGATCTCGTGCGACGCTGGCGACCTTATTATTTGGGACTCGCGGACATGCCACTGGGGAAAACCTCCGACGGAAAAAAGTGAACACGTCCGCACGGTCCTTTATGCATCGTATGCTCCGGCGCAATTCGCGTCGGCCGAGTTTTTAGAGAAACGTAGCAGGCTGTTCTACGCCGGTGAGGGAACCACGCACTGGACCCACACAAATTTGGCGTCGTACTCGGCACACATCCCTGCGCTCGCTCACAGAAATAGGCCCCGTAGTCCGCCAGAGCTTTCCGACAggctgctgcagctggcGGGTATAAAAAGTTACTAATTCCGCAAATaaggtttttttttcttatctAATGtccaaagaaaaaacaacCGTCACCGTCGAGGAGGTCGCGGCCGTCCGCCACGGCGACCCTGTGCTGGCCCAGAAGCTGCACCTGATCAATAATGCCATTGATGAGATTGGCTTCACTTGGTAccatttccagcttttctgcaTCGCCGGCTACGGCTACGCGGTGGACTCGCAATTAGAGCTCATCCAATCGTCGGTGCATTCGTACGTTGCACTCCAATTTGGAGCAGACTACCCCACGGATACCCAGACCACGTACGTAGGCTACGTTCTGGGCGCGCTTTTCTGGGGTTTTGGCGGCGATCTTATTGGTAGAAAGCTCGCGTTCAACACGTCGCTGATTCTCGCCGCGCTGTTGGGCTTTGCAACCGGCGGCATGAACTCGTTTGCCACGTACTGCGTCTTCAACGCGCTGGCCAACTTCTGTGCCGGTGGAAACCTTGTCATGGACGTTACCGTGTTCATGGAGTATGTGCCATTCAAGTGGCAGTTTCTGAACACCATGATGGCTATGTGGTGGGGGATAGGACAGACGGTGAATAATCTTATCTGCTGGGGGTTTTTGCCCAACTACAGCAGTGGCTGGCGGTATGTGTGGTACACCAATAGCGGCATAATTCTGTTTTGCGGCCTGCTACGGCTCTTTGTGCTGCGGCTAGATGAAACTCCGAAGTTCTTGGTGTCGACCGGCCGCGACGATGAGGCAGTGCAAGCTCTGCAGAGAATTGCCCGCAAGTACAATCGTCAATGCTCTCTCACGCTGGACCAGCTACAGGCGTGCGGCGAACTGTGCTCAGACTATTATTCGCCACAGCAGGGCTGGCAGCCGGCCAAAATGCTTGCGGCTGTTAAGGAACACGTGCGGATCCTCTACCAGAACAAAATCGTCGCGTACTCCACCACGTCCCTCATGTTCTCGTACCTGCTGGTGGGCTTCTCGTCCAGTATCTTCTATAACTTCCTTTACATTTACATCCAGTCGCACGGCGGCAACACGGCGGCGCCCAGCCACATCGTGTACAGAAACTCGACGCTGTCGTATATGACGGCGAT
The sequence above is a segment of the Ogataea parapolymorpha DL-1 chromosome I, whole genome shotgun sequence genome. Coding sequences within it:
- a CDS encoding D-galactonate transporter, which gives rise to MTSTDLPEKDAFLAVTTQKSIVDDPSADKALQFLAEHAGKFEELTPAEEKWAIRKTDLILLPTLFFTATMGAVDKVSLSTAAIFGFKTDNNLVGQQYSWLGSIIFIGSLVGMWPMSYLLQRFRIGKVIACCSLVWSASTLLLCACHEFIGLATLRCLMGLVECAIVPGCSLMIASFYLKSESPHRTAFIFMFASSVINGALSALATTFGSAIPTWKYIYLLVGSISFVWSCVIFWFLPDSPINAKFLTEREKVFMVKRVADNATGVENNSWKWEQVKEAFLDVRVYLIMLFNFGINIPNGGLSTYNSIIINNLGFTPVKSALMGIPTGVIASLATFFFTWLGARWKNRRCLVSVISLIIPLIGSIILYAVDQTKVGPQLLGLYLMYFYFAPYVVMMSCVQANTSGSTKKSVTYGFNYLGYCGGAITGTQTFRSNQAPKYTGGFISMIVAYCVCILLSALYWVTCAIMNHNKRKALEKIPEDTLDVSIEGVEDEKMLDYTDRQQRHFFYTT
- a CDS encoding putative oxidoreductase, which translates into the protein MSLGPQAQANLEQKTVLITGASAGIGEAIAREFVEAAGGNIRLVLAARRADRLAELSRQLKQSGAQVHTAQLDVSDRATIDAFFAALPSDYRDIDVLVNNAGKALGVEHAGNIRDKDVEEMFATNVLGLIKMTQTVIRGMKERNSGDIVQVGSIAGIESYPGGSIYCATKSAVRSFTQAIRKELISTKIRVMEIDPGAVETEFSLVRFGGDATKAKKVYEGYEPLKAKDIADVVVFNCSRRANVVVAESVVFPSAQAGSYHRHRRSEPGGEN
- a CDS encoding Glycine/D-amino acid oxidase; translation: MINPDYSVLIVGAGTFGLSTALQLLRKGHKNVTLLDPYAIPSPLAAGNDINKIFQSTVSDEFYSELALEALELWRSDPVYEPAFHEVGIVYGATGDAAVAEINQRYSRLNSKGEDIDRLQTPEDFAKLIQWKGDFADDFNSLALDSRFKSWKGYFQKSKCGWTFAALALNNAWKECEQKGAQFVQDAAVELLIEGFNCVGVRTLSGSILKADRVVICAGANSTKLLNYKGQLLAKCWTVGHIKLTSEEAKALRNSPVLLNLDEGFLFEPDENGILKFCNEFPGYINQDGTENISTPLYRNQIPVEAEKQMRGFLRQVFPQISTRPFDAAKICWCTDTPDRHFLICEHPNMNGLILATGDSGQGFKYMPIIGHYISDLVMKGESGLPETHRKAWSWRPETAEGRDIYNLQGRFGGSNKIKDLNELSDWTN